Within the Pseudomonadota bacterium genome, the region AACATTCACCGCACCCGATACATTTGCCTTCATCAATTGATGCTTTTTTAGATGTTACAGAAATGGCGCCTGTCGGGCAGTATTCAAGGCAAAGTTTGCAACCTTTACAAGTTTTAGTGTTAATTGTTGGAGCTACCGAGCTGTGCTGAATCAGTTTCCCTTCTTTTGTAGCACAACCCATACCTAAGTTCTTAAGCGTGCCTCCAAAGCCGGAAAGTTCATGTGCCTTGAAATGTGTTACTGCAACCATACAGTCTGCTTCTACAATTTCTTTAGCAATGCTGACTTCTTTGAGAATTTCACCGTTAATCGCAATTTTAATTCCGCTTTTTCCGCGCAGGCCGTCTGCAATTATAATAGGACAGCCAACGCATGAATAGTCAAAACCATTTTCTATCGCAGTCGCAATGTGCATGACAGCGTCACTCCTGGAGCCTGTATAAAGCGTATTCGTATCGGTAAGAAAAGGTTTTGCTCCTGTCCGTTTTACCCTTTCAACAATGGTTCTAAGAAAGACAGGCCTTAAATACGCCGTATTGCCCTTTTCGCCGAAATGTACTTTAATTGCTACATTATCATTTTTTTTAACAGTATTATCAATCTTCAATCTGTTAAGTAAATCCTCAATTTTGTTTAGAAGATTTCTTTTTGGATTTGTTCTTAAATCTGTAAAATATACCTTTGACACGATGTCTCCTTTTTTATTTAACTTATTTTTATTTAACTTATTGAGAAAATTATGTTAGAAATAATCGGTTTTGTCAACTAAAAGGAGGTTCACTGGATGTTAAATTTTTCTGAGAAACACAGCATGATAAGGATGATCGCAGAAAAAATAGCCAAAGAAAAAATTGCCCCGAGGGCAAAAGAAATAGATGCAACTGGTGCGTTCCCATGGGACCTTGTGGATATATACAAAAAACACGGTTTTCTATATCTTATGCTGCCCGAGCGTTTTGGAGGGCTTGACGGCGATATTACATCTCTCTGTGTTGTTATCGAGGAGCTTGCCAAGGTTTCGGGTGCTCCGTCATTAATACCACTTGCGCATAATGTCGGCTTGATGCCTATAATGGTGGCGGCAAACGACGAACAAAAAGAATATATATATAGTAAAATAGCAGACCCGGATAAGCTTCATCTTGTTGCCTTTGCCTTGACCGAGCCGGAAGGAGGGTCTGATGCATCGCATATGAGAACGACTGCGAAGAAAGATGGCGACTACTTCTATCTGAACGGGAAAAAGTCAATGATAACAAATGGTGCTCATGCGCAGTTTTATACCGTTCTTGCAGCAACGAACCCGGGTTTGAGGACAAAAGGGATATCAGCGTTTTATATTGAGAAGGATTACCCGGGTGTTATTATTGGAAAGAGTGAAGATAAAATGGGTATGAGAGGCTCAGACATGACGGAGTTAGTATTTGATAATGTCAGGCTTACGAAGGATAATTTGCTTGGGAAGGAAGGTGATGGCTGGGACATTGCAATGTCAACGTTGAACCTTTCAAGACCTGCTGTTGGAGCTCAAGCTGTAGGAATTGCGCAAGGGGCATTGGATTTTTCGGTAGAATATGCCTGGAAGAGGATTCAGTTCGGACAAAAGCTTGCAGATTTTGAAGGTATACAGTTTATGGTAGCAGATATGGCAACCCAGGTGGAAGCGTCTCGCGCCCTTGTGTATAACGCTGCCCATTTACTTGATATGAAGGTCTACGAAAGAGATAAGATGAGCGCAATAGGCGTGGATAAACTATCGGCCATGGCGAAGGTTTTTTCTGCTGATGCTGCCATGAAAGTAACAACTGATGCAGTACAAATCCTTGGAGGATACGGCTATACAAAAGAGTATCCTGTGGAGAGGATGATGAGGGATGCCAAAGCCACACAGATCTACGAAGGAACAAACCAGATACAGAGAATAGTTATTGCAAGGGATATATTCAGGAAGTTCATGCCTTAAAAACAGTTCACGGTTCACAGAAAAAATAATGAAACTTTTTTTATGAGATCTTTTTGGATGTAGATAACAAGCTAAAAGCTAAACATTTTAATACATTTTTTCTCGATATTCTTCAGGAATCTCAGGTCTTTCCAAATCCGTAGACGAATCATGTTGAATTTCCATTTTCTCGATAAATTCGAAAACAGGAATTGCCGGGAGTGTCATAAGTTGTACTGTGCCTCTCGATCCTAATTCGATTGATAACCTTGCAACCGTTTCATTATTGGGTGCTTCGAGGATGTTTACAAAATCAAACTCACCTAAAAGAGCGTATTGGGTGAGGACTTTTACACCCATTTTTTCAATTTCTTTATCGACTTCTTTGATGCGATCCGGTTGTCTCTTAATTGTTGCCCTGCCTTCATCGGTAAGTTTACTAAACATAATATATATAGGCATAATAAGGTTACCCCCAATTTTTTGTTTAGAGTATAACCCCCCATACCTTGTTGTCAATAGATTTTTTATTATTCACTGCTCCTGATGATCCCTCCGCAGACAATTGCATCATCTTTGTATATAACCACAGACTGCCCTGGTGCTATTGAATATAGGGGATTTTTAAAATCTATATATAAAAGATCATCCGATATTGTAAATGTACAGGCCTCTTCTTTTTGCCTGTATCGTACTTTTGCGGAGAGACTACCGGGGGCAAGACCGGGCGGCGCATTCATATTAAAAAAATTTGTACTATGGGCTACAAGTTTTTTTCTTTTGAGATATTCTTTTGGTCCGACAATCAGGGTATTTTTGTCCGGGATGATCTCGATAACGTATAAAGGTTCTTTATATGGAATATTCAGACCTCTTCTCTGGCCGATTGTGTACAGGTGAATGCCATTATGCATCCCCATGAATGTACCTTCAGCATGGTAAACCGGTCCTTCTTTTAATTCCATGTAATTTGATAGGAAATCTCTATAATTCCCTTCAGGAATAAAACAGATATCCTGGCTTTCCTTGACATTTTGCAGATTCCAGCCCAACTTACCTGCATTAACTCTTAAGTTGTCTTTTGTATAAGTTCCAAGGGGGAAAAGGATGTGTTTCAACAGTCCTTCTTTAATCGGGTATAAAAAATAGGATTGATCTTTTGCCTTATCTGTTCCTTTTCTTATTGTATAACCGCCCGATGTTTGATCTATAATTGCATAATGGCCGGTGGCGATTTTATCTGCCCCAATGGACAATGCTTTATCGAGAAAAGATTGAAACTTGATGTATTTATTGCAGAGGATACAGGGATTAGGGGTTCTACCATGCTTATATTCATTTAAGAAATTATTTATTACATGCTCCTCAAACTCTTTCCTCATATTAATTATATAGTGTGGTATAGAAAGGTCGTTCGCCATCTTCTTGGCCCTGTGAATAGTTTCTATTGAACAGCACGCCTTCGGGTTTTTAGTGCTCTTAATTGCTTCAGGTAGAAGTTGAAAGGTAATTCCTACTACTTTATAACCCTTCTGTTTGAGAAGATACGCAGTAAATGAGCTGTCTATGCCTCCGCTCATAGCAATGAATACGGTTTCCATCGCACATAGAATAACATATGGCATGACTGTTTGCAGTAATAAGTAAATAAATCGGTATCTCAGGAATCTCATTGAAAGTTTATATTGATTATAGTATTATCAAACTGGGAGGAATATATAGATGAGTAAAAAATTAAAGTTATCGATAAGCGTTTTTTTCGTCTTCATTTTTGTTCTCGGTTTTCTTATTGGCGCACAAGGAAAAAAGACATATGCAACAGGTGCTGACAGTAAGGAAATGTATGAATATTTGAAGACATTCTCAGATGTTATCGACTTGGTAAAGAAAAACTATGTTGATGATGTGAAGGATAAAGAAGTTGTCTATGCCGCAATAAAAGGGATTCTCGAATCTCTTGACCCTCATTCTTCCTTTTTAACGCCCGATATGTATAAAGATATGCAGAGCGAGACGAAAGGTGAATTTGGGGGCATCGGCATTGAAATTACAATAAAAGATGGATTCCCGACCGTTATCGCACCAATAGAAGATACGCCCGCATACAAGGCCGGTATAAAAACAGGGGACCATATTCTCAAGATAGACGGCAAGCTGGCAAGAAATATGGGTCTTATGGATGTTGTTAAGTTGATAAGAGGCTCCAAGGGCAAGCCTGTTACACTCACTATTATGAGAGACGGTTTTGCTTCACCCAGGGATTTTAATGTTGTGCGGGATGTTATAGTAGTTAAAAGTGTGAAATACAGAATGTTGGAAGACAATTATGGATATGTCCGTATTGCCCAGTTTCAGGAAAAAACAACAAAAGACCTCGACAATGCCATAAAAGAACTGGAAAAAGCCAATAAAGACAAACCGCTCAAGGGCATTGTACTTGACCTGAGAAATAATCCCGGTGGACTCCTGGAGCAAGCCGTTGAGGTCTCTGATAAGTTTCTTGCCGATGGCCTTATCGTCTATATAGAGGGCAAAAAAAAGGATGATAGTAAAGTAAAATTTTATGCAAACAAGAAGAACGATTATATGGGTCCGCTCGTAGTATTGGTGAATGATGGAAGTGCAAGCGCGGCTGAGATAGTTTCGGGTGCTTTGCAAGATTACAAAAGGGCTATTTTAGTGGGAACAAAGACTTTTGGAAAAGGTTCTGTACAGACGATTTTTCCGCTTGGCGATGGCTCGGCTGTGAGACTGACGACAGCAAAATATTTTACTCCAAAAGGCAGGTCTATACAGGCAGAAGGCATAACGCCCGATATAATTGTTGATAATAATGTAACAAAAGGAAAAGAAAAGGTTGTTCCAATTAAGGAGAAAGACCTGGAAAGACATATTGAATCGGATAAAAATGCAACAAAACCCGGAGAGAACGAAGATAGCAGTAAAAAAATAACCAGTGAAGACGATTTTCAATTATCTATGGGACTCCAGATATTAAAAGGCTGGGAAGCACTGAGGGGGAAGTAAAGAAGAAAACAATAAGGAAGCGAAGAGGATGAGAGAAGCTAAAGGATTCCGGTTTCTCTCATCCTCTTTTTGTATAAGCTGCTGTCTCAACCTCTACTTTTTTCTAAATAATGCTTTATTTTGTTATGTATTGTTCGATTGCTTCTGCAAGCCCGTTTGTATCGTGTTTTCCCGATTCTATGTGAACTTCAATATTGTTCTTTCGTAATGTTTCGGTGGTAATCGGTCCTATCGAGGCAATCAATGTGTTGTTAAGCGCCTTTCTGCCGTAAATTTTCAAAAAGTTGCTTACCGTTGATGAACTTGTAAATGTGATGATGTCAGGTTTTTCTGTCAACAGGGCAGGCGTTTCAGGCAAAGAGGCCTTGTAAAGAGGAACAACGTCGCATTTACCGCCCTGATTCTTTATGTAATCTACAATAACATCACGGGCATCCTTTGCCCTGGGAAGCAGGAATACATTATCCTTTATATCCAAATCTTTCAGCACATGAACAATCCCTTCGGAAGTGAATTGTTCAGGGACAAGATCCGGAACGATACCAACGGATTTTAAAAAAGAGGCAGTAGCCTCTCCTATGGGCAAAACTTTTATACCGTACAAATCTCTTGCATCCATCCCTATCTTAAAAAGATTATCAAAGAAAATTGATGCACCGTTTACACTCGTAAATATGATGCAGTAGTAACTCCTGATCCTTTTAAATGATTTCAGGAGGGCTTTGTTCGGATCAATAGGCTCTATCTCGATTGTGGGTATGTAAATTACGCGGGCGCCCTTTTCCATAAGCACGCTGCCGAATTTTGTCGATTGACGGGGAGGCCTTGTGACGGCGATCTTTTTTCCGAAAAGCGGTTTTTTTTCAAACCATTTCAAACGTTCTCTTAATCCGGCTACATTGCCTACAACAATAACTCCCGGAGGTTTTATGCCCTCTGCCTTCGCTAATACATCAATTTCCTTTAAATTCCCCGAAACAACTTTTTGCTCCGGCAGAGTACCCCACTGGATTACACATGCAGGTGTGCATGGGTCCTTGCCTGCTTTGATTAAATTTCTCTTAATATCCTTCAGATTTTTTATACCCATTAAAAACACAAGCGTGTCGCAGCCGTGGGCAAGGGCATCCCATCTGATTGTTGATTCTGTCTTTGATGCGTCCTCATGGCCTGTGATAAATGCCACCGAAGAGGCATATTCTCTGTGGGTCAGAGGGATGCCTGCGTAAGCCGGTGCCGATATGGCAGACGTTACCCCGGGGACAATCTCGAAGTCTACCCTGTGTTCTGCCAGAAATTCTGCCTCTTCACCTCCTCTGCCGAACATAAAAGGGTCGCCGCCTTTAAGTCTGACAACAAGGCCTTTTTCCTTTGCTTTTTTGACTAATAGTGCATTGATATCGGCTTGTGGCATTTCATGACAGGAGGCCTGCTTACCGACATAAATAAGCTCTGCATCATTTCCGGCAAAACCGAGCAGATCTTTGTTAATAAGATAGTCATAAATGATAGTATCTGCCCCTTTGATCAATTTAAGCCCTCTCAGGGTAATGAGCTTCGGATCGCCAGGACCTGCACCTACAAGGTATACTTTACCCATATATTATCCTTAGTTTAATCTTAGCGGTTCAATCCCCGCAGCTTGCTGCGAAAACTTTTTTAATTTTTGCCCTTGTTGCCCCTCCGCTTGCGAAGGGGCAGTTTATTACATCAGACAGGAAGCCATAGCCGTGAGCTTCTTGGAATTATACATTATAATATATACAGGTTCAAACAGTTAATATGTCATCCCAACCTTCTTGCGTATGAACACCGAATTGTTAACCGCCGTTTTCCTGTTGACAATATAATAATAATGATATACATATGTATATATGAAAGGGTTAACAGCCACTCAGAAAAAGGTCCTTGAATTTTTAAAGGCATACTCGGGAAATCATGGGTATCCTCCAACCGTACGGGAGATAGGAGCTTACTTCGGATTTCTCTGGCCTGCTGCAAGGAGACACCTTCAGTCTCTTGCAAAAAAAGGCGTTCTCCGTATAACCCCTTCAAAGTCAAGGGGGATAGAGATTGTAGGTGCTGCGACGGCAGGTACATGCATAGTTCCTGTGCTGGGGAAGGTAAGGGCAGGGGAACCAACACTGGCAATCGAAGAAATTGCCGGGCATATTACTGTTGACAGAGCGCTTTTCCCGGTTGAGGATATTTTTTCTTTAAAAATAATCGGGGACAGCATGAAAGAGGCAGGGATATTCCACGGAGATTTTGTGATAGTGAAACCTCAACATATCATCGGGCATGGAGAGATAGGCGTGGTCATCATCGGCGATGAAGCAACAATTAAGAGAGTTCTTTTTGAGAATGAAAGGGTCATCCTGAAACCGGAAAATAACAATATGGAATCCGTAATATACAACCCAGAAGAAGTAACCATTGCCGGAAAGGTGATAGGTCTTGTCAGAAACAGGATATAGTGGTGTACATAGGAAAGACGTTGACCGTCCTTGCAGTCTTCGACCCTTCATATTGTCTGAAACCTCTCAGGTTCAAGTGGTCGGGGAGGTTTATAAAGGTTGAAGAAATTACCTATACATGGAAATCAAAAGAGGGGAAGAAAGTTATTCATCATTTTTCTTTGACCGATGGTAATGCATTGTATGAGCTGAGTTTTGACAACGAGTCTCTGCTCTGGAGACTTGAAAACCTTGAAGCATGAACCCGAAAATAATTCTATGCATAGACATGGATGCCTATTTTGCATCTGTTGAACAGAAAGCAAATCCCTGTCTCAAGGAAAAGCCCATAGCTGTTATCGGTTCAGGGGCGAGGACGATAATTACCACCTCATCGTATGAGGCGAGGGGATATGGCGTAAAAACAGGCATGAATGTTTATGAAGCAAGGAAACTCTGTCCACATATTATTTTTGTGGTAGGGAATAACCGGAAATATATTGATACCTGCAGGGAGCTTGAAAAGATATACTACAAGGTTACCCCTGACGTCGAGATATACTCGATTGACGAGGCCTTTCTTAATGTAACCGGTACATGCCACCTGTTCGGGAGCCCGGAGGAAATGGGGGTCTCTATTAAGCGACTTGTTAAAAACCGTTTCGGTATCAACTGTACCGTTGGGATAGGACCTAACATTCTTATGGCGAAACTTGCAAGTGATCTTGCAAAACCCAACGGGTTGTGGGAGATAAAACCGGAAGAAGTAACACCCTTACTTGAAAATATGCCGGTAAAGAAGTTGTGGGGAATAGGCATGCATACAGAGAAAAAGCTTGAAGCCATGGGTATCAAAACGTGCGGAGAACTTGGCAGAACACCCGTTAGTATCCTGAGGAGCCGATTTGGCATTATAGGCGAAACCCTGAAAGAAATAGGTATGGGTGTATGCGCAAGAGCCCTTATCACAACAGAAGAAGAGCCTAAATCCATAGGGCACGGCATGACCCTCCCAAAGGATATATGCGACAGGGAAGAGATGGAATCCTATATCCTTCAACTGAGCGAAATGGTGGGAAGGAGGGCAAGAGGATACGGATATATGGGAAAAACGTTGTCCCTTACCTTAAGGTACACTGATTTTGAAACCTTTACAAAACAGACTACATTGCCTTTTTATACTGATGATACCCACAAGATATACCGCCATGTCCTGTCTGTCCTGCACAAGATAAGGCTTAAGGACAGGGTGAGACTCATCGGTGTACGTATCTCCAATATCATAAAAAATCCCCGACAAATGTCTTTATTTGAAGATACTGAAAGGAGAAAATCTCTTCTTAAAGCAATGGACGAGGTCAACAACAGATATGGCGATTTCAAACTGACGTGGGCGGCATATATGAGACAGATAGAGTGCCCGCGTGTCATATCCCCTGCATGGAGACCATCGGGATTGAGGAATGTTGATATAAAGTAGTAATTTTTGTATTATCTATATTACAATTATTTTAGACTTGCTGTAAAATTACGGATAGCAATAATGAGGTGGTTATGTCGGAATTAGTTAGATTCGGGGTATCATTGGAAAAGACTTTACTTGAGAAGTTTGATACGTTTATAAAGGAGAGAAACTATACCAACCGTTCGGAGGCGCTCCGGGATTTAATCCGGCAGGAACTGATAAAAAAGGAATGGCTGCAAGGTGAGGATGTGGCAGGTACAATCACACTCATATATGACCACCACAAGCGAGACTTGCTGAACAAGATTACCGATATTCAACATGATTATCAAAAGCTGATAATCTCAACTCAACATATTCATCTTGACCATGACAATTGCCTTGAAATCATTGCAGCAAGGGGAAACCCGGCGGATTTGCAAAAACTTGCCGATAACATAAGGTCAATAAAGGGCGTCAAGCACGGGACATTGAGTATGTCGAGTGTGGGTAAGAATATCGATTAAATATTTTAGTTTTTCTCATTTCAAATGGTTAGTCCTGTTTTACTGAAATCCAGCTATACCGTTGTCTGTTAGATAATATCGTCAAAGCTCCCAAAGATTCTGTTTTCGGATTTATATGATTTGGCCACATAATCCGGTTATTTCGTCTTGACACTGTGCGATGTGCAGTGTTACAATAATTAAATTAGTAGCACAAATAGTTGCTTTAGCAAAAATGTATTAT harbors:
- a CDS encoding DUF362 domain-containing protein, giving the protein MVSKVYFTDLRTNPKRNLLNKIEDLLNRLKIDNTVKKNDNVAIKVHFGEKGNTAYLRPVFLRTIVERVKRTGAKPFLTDTNTLYTGSRSDAVMHIATAIENGFDYSCVGCPIIIADGLRGKSGIKIAINGEILKEVSIAKEIVEADCMVAVTHFKAHELSGFGGTLKNLGMGCATKEGKLIQHSSVAPTINTKTCKGCKLCLEYCPTGAISVTSKKASIDEGKCIGCGECLIICPYNAIMVQWNESPDIFQKKMVEHAWGALIGKEKTTFFLNFLMQISPACDCYPNNDAPIVRDIGILASIDPVSIDTASCDLVNNENSIPNTAIKKQLKKGEDKWRAIYPTIDWNIQLDHAEKLGLGKRAYTLIKI
- a CDS encoding acyl-CoA dehydrogenase family protein, producing MLNFSEKHSMIRMIAEKIAKEKIAPRAKEIDATGAFPWDLVDIYKKHGFLYLMLPERFGGLDGDITSLCVVIEELAKVSGAPSLIPLAHNVGLMPIMVAANDEQKEYIYSKIADPDKLHLVAFALTEPEGGSDASHMRTTAKKDGDYFYLNGKKSMITNGAHAQFYTVLAATNPGLRTKGISAFYIEKDYPGVIIGKSEDKMGMRGSDMTELVFDNVRLTKDNLLGKEGDGWDIAMSTLNLSRPAVGAQAVGIAQGALDFSVEYAWKRIQFGQKLADFEGIQFMVADMATQVEASRALVYNAAHLLDMKVYERDKMSAIGVDKLSAMAKVFSADAAMKVTTDAVQILGGYGYTKEYPVERMMRDAKATQIYEGTNQIQRIVIARDIFRKFMP
- a CDS encoding GYD domain-containing protein, producing MPIYIMFSKLTDEGRATIKRQPDRIKEVDKEIEKMGVKVLTQYALLGEFDFVNILEAPNNETVARLSIELGSRGTVQLMTLPAIPVFEFIEKMEIQHDSSTDLERPEIPEEYREKMY
- the mnmA gene encoding tRNA 2-thiouridine(34) synthase MnmA, yielding METVFIAMSGGIDSSFTAYLLKQKGYKVVGITFQLLPEAIKSTKNPKACCSIETIHRAKKMANDLSIPHYIINMRKEFEEHVINNFLNEYKHGRTPNPCILCNKYIKFQSFLDKALSIGADKIATGHYAIIDQTSGGYTIRKGTDKAKDQSYFLYPIKEGLLKHILFPLGTYTKDNLRVNAGKLGWNLQNVKESQDICFIPEGNYRDFLSNYMELKEGPVYHAEGTFMGMHNGIHLYTIGQRRGLNIPYKEPLYVIEIIPDKNTLIVGPKEYLKRKKLVAHSTNFFNMNAPPGLAPGSLSAKVRYRQKEEACTFTISDDLLYIDFKNPLYSIAPGQSVVIYKDDAIVCGGIIRSSE
- a CDS encoding S41 family peptidase — encoded protein: MSKKLKLSISVFFVFIFVLGFLIGAQGKKTYATGADSKEMYEYLKTFSDVIDLVKKNYVDDVKDKEVVYAAIKGILESLDPHSSFLTPDMYKDMQSETKGEFGGIGIEITIKDGFPTVIAPIEDTPAYKAGIKTGDHILKIDGKLARNMGLMDVVKLIRGSKGKPVTLTIMRDGFASPRDFNVVRDVIVVKSVKYRMLEDNYGYVRIAQFQEKTTKDLDNAIKELEKANKDKPLKGIVLDLRNNPGGLLEQAVEVSDKFLADGLIVYIEGKKKDDSKVKFYANKKNDYMGPLVVLVNDGSASAAEIVSGALQDYKRAILVGTKTFGKGSVQTIFPLGDGSAVRLTTAKYFTPKGRSIQAEGITPDIIVDNNVTKGKEKVVPIKEKDLERHIESDKNATKPGENEDSSKKITSEDDFQLSMGLQILKGWEALRGK
- the cobA gene encoding uroporphyrinogen-III C-methyltransferase, producing the protein MGKVYLVGAGPGDPKLITLRGLKLIKGADTIIYDYLINKDLLGFAGNDAELIYVGKQASCHEMPQADINALLVKKAKEKGLVVRLKGGDPFMFGRGGEEAEFLAEHRVDFEIVPGVTSAISAPAYAGIPLTHREYASSVAFITGHEDASKTESTIRWDALAHGCDTLVFLMGIKNLKDIKRNLIKAGKDPCTPACVIQWGTLPEQKVVSGNLKEIDVLAKAEGIKPPGVIVVGNVAGLRERLKWFEKKPLFGKKIAVTRPPRQSTKFGSVLMEKGARVIYIPTIEIEPIDPNKALLKSFKRIRSYYCIIFTSVNGASIFFDNLFKIGMDARDLYGIKVLPIGEATASFLKSVGIVPDLVPEQFTSEGIVHVLKDLDIKDNVFLLPRAKDARDVIVDYIKNQGGKCDVVPLYKASLPETPALLTEKPDIITFTSSSTVSNFLKIYGRKALNNTLIASIGPITTETLRKNNIEVHIESGKHDTNGLAEAIEQYITK
- the lexA gene encoding transcriptional repressor LexA, which encodes MKGLTATQKKVLEFLKAYSGNHGYPPTVREIGAYFGFLWPAARRHLQSLAKKGVLRITPSKSRGIEIVGAATAGTCIVPVLGKVRAGEPTLAIEEIAGHITVDRALFPVEDIFSLKIIGDSMKEAGIFHGDFVIVKPQHIIGHGEIGVVIIGDEATIKRVLFENERVILKPENNNMESVIYNPEEVTIAGKVIGLVRNRI
- the dinB gene encoding DNA polymerase IV — translated: MNPKIILCIDMDAYFASVEQKANPCLKEKPIAVIGSGARTIITTSSYEARGYGVKTGMNVYEARKLCPHIIFVVGNNRKYIDTCRELEKIYYKVTPDVEIYSIDEAFLNVTGTCHLFGSPEEMGVSIKRLVKNRFGINCTVGIGPNILMAKLASDLAKPNGLWEIKPEEVTPLLENMPVKKLWGIGMHTEKKLEAMGIKTCGELGRTPVSILRSRFGIIGETLKEIGMGVCARALITTEEEPKSIGHGMTLPKDICDREEMESYILQLSEMVGRRARGYGYMGKTLSLTLRYTDFETFTKQTTLPFYTDDTHKIYRHVLSVLHKIRLKDRVRLIGVRISNIIKNPRQMSLFEDTERRKSLLKAMDEVNNRYGDFKLTWAAYMRQIECPRVISPAWRPSGLRNVDIK
- the nikR gene encoding nickel-responsive transcriptional regulator NikR; translated protein: MSELVRFGVSLEKTLLEKFDTFIKERNYTNRSEALRDLIRQELIKKEWLQGEDVAGTITLIYDHHKRDLLNKITDIQHDYQKLIISTQHIHLDHDNCLEIIAARGNPADLQKLADNIRSIKGVKHGTLSMSSVGKNID